A region of Jonquetella anthropi DSM 22815 DNA encodes the following proteins:
- a CDS encoding HAD family hydrolase encodes MLQAVLFDFDMTLIDSSDAMLNSFRLLSERFGFPPVTRERLMEFIGLHDEAYWREAIGGISEEILDYYRQVCLPSELPLFRPLDGTVQCLKNLRRRGLATGCATNRRTGDAILRQTGLWDLMDCSIGAGQVPNPKPAPDMLLLAMEKLGASPECTVYVGDTDLDVAAGVAAGVRVVALTTSTDEKTLHRAGAWRICAAPSELEGLLAGEGLLAPDDGNCRPN; translated from the coding sequence GTGCTTCAAGCGGTTCTTTTCGACTTTGATATGACGCTGATCGACAGCAGCGACGCCATGCTCAACAGCTTCCGCCTGCTGTCCGAGCGGTTCGGCTTTCCGCCGGTCACCCGGGAGAGGCTAATGGAGTTCATCGGCCTGCACGACGAAGCGTACTGGCGCGAGGCGATCGGCGGGATTTCTGAAGAAATACTCGACTACTACCGACAGGTCTGTCTGCCGAGCGAGCTGCCGCTGTTCCGCCCGCTGGACGGAACGGTCCAGTGCCTGAAAAACCTTCGGCGCCGCGGGCTCGCGACAGGCTGCGCGACGAACCGCCGAACCGGCGACGCCATTCTGCGCCAAACCGGCCTGTGGGATCTGATGGACTGTTCCATCGGCGCCGGCCAAGTGCCCAACCCCAAGCCGGCCCCGGACATGCTCCTTTTGGCTATGGAAAAGCTAGGCGCGTCTCCCGAATGCACCGTTTACGTCGGGGACACCGACCTTGACGTGGCCGCCGGTGTCGCCGCGGGCGTGAGGGTGGTCGCCCTGACGACGAGCACCGACGAGAAGACGCTGCACCGCGCCGGAGCTTGGCGGATCTGCGCCGCGCCGTCCGAGCTGGAAGGCCTGCTGGCCGGCGAAGGGTTGCTGGCTCCCGACGATGGGAACTGCCGACCGAACTAA
- a CDS encoding nitroreductase has translation MTELTVSVAIKARRSTRSYKNEPIPHALLEEVLRPACMAPSAKNGQPWRVTVLQGARLEAFRAAVVAAFESGKTGSFGASAGSLRSMRGGRSLQKAFAPAMEAAGVSPAELIRRSIVFFDAPAVALVSLDEADLPRGLVDAGLFVSHLCLAAQGLGLDSCIAGYVRIVEGAVSDFLNWGKGRRLILGVALGYGAGEPIDGFKSPREPFDETVEWEE, from the coding sequence ATGACCGAGCTGACCGTCTCCGTGGCGATCAAGGCCCGGCGCTCGACGAGAAGCTACAAAAACGAGCCGATTCCCCACGCCCTTTTGGAAGAAGTCCTTCGCCCTGCTTGCATGGCCCCGTCGGCGAAAAACGGCCAGCCTTGGCGGGTTACCGTCCTGCAGGGCGCGCGGCTGGAAGCGTTTCGGGCGGCCGTGGTCGCCGCCTTTGAGTCCGGGAAGACGGGCTCTTTCGGGGCGTCTGCCGGTTCCCTTCGGTCGATGAGGGGCGGCCGGTCGCTTCAGAAGGCGTTTGCCCCGGCGATGGAAGCCGCGGGCGTCTCGCCGGCCGAGCTGATCCGCCGCAGCATCGTCTTTTTCGACGCGCCGGCGGTCGCGCTGGTGTCCCTCGACGAGGCTGACCTGCCCAGAGGACTGGTTGACGCGGGACTTTTTGTCTCTCACCTCTGTCTGGCGGCTCAGGGACTGGGACTCGACAGCTGTATTGCCGGGTACGTTCGGATCGTCGAAGGGGCGGTCTCAGACTTCCTGAACTGGGGAAAGGGGCGGCGGCTTATCCTCGGCGTCGCGCTTGGCTACGGGGCAGGAGAGCCGATCGACGGGTTTAAAAGCCCGAGAGAGCCGTTTGACGAGACGGTTGAATGGGAAGAGTAA
- a CDS encoding class II fumarate hydratase → MEYRMEHDTLGSVEVPANRLWGAQTQRSLQNFPIGNESDRMPREIIKALLIIKAACAKINRQFGLVPQDIADAVASAALRLYENTPWEDFPLQVWQTGSGTQTNMNVNEVIARVASDAIGRPVHPNDHVNRSQSTNDVFPSAVHLASLLLAERRLLPAGENLAKRLESKARRYSRLIKIGRTHMQDATPVTLGQEIGGWAASVRRDLGMIATSLELLRPLALGGTAVGTGLNAPANFGLLVATELTEFLGTRILSERNKFHALSSRGELCAFHGVVRTLAADVFKIACDVRLLASGPRCGFGELVLPANEPGSSIMPGKVNPTQCEAITQIAIQIMANDVAVSIASSQGALELNTYMPLLARNVLSSCQLLADGMQSFAERCIVGITANEKQISRFVGQSLMVATALTPVLGYEKVAALAKLAYENDSSIRETVLADGALTAEQYDQLMMMDRLVGRSMGRSKGRGARL, encoded by the coding sequence ATGGAATATCGGATGGAGCACGATACGCTCGGTTCCGTCGAAGTGCCGGCGAACCGCTTGTGGGGGGCTCAGACCCAGCGGAGTCTTCAAAACTTCCCGATAGGGAACGAGTCCGACCGCATGCCGAGGGAAATTATCAAGGCGCTTCTGATAATCAAGGCGGCCTGCGCCAAGATCAACCGGCAGTTCGGGCTGGTGCCTCAGGATATCGCTGACGCGGTGGCGTCCGCGGCCCTTCGGCTGTACGAGAACACGCCGTGGGAAGACTTCCCGCTGCAGGTCTGGCAGACTGGCAGCGGCACTCAGACCAACATGAACGTCAACGAGGTGATAGCCCGCGTCGCGTCCGACGCCATCGGACGTCCTGTTCACCCGAACGACCACGTGAACCGATCCCAGAGCACGAACGACGTTTTCCCGTCGGCCGTTCATCTGGCATCGCTCCTGCTGGCGGAGCGCCGACTGCTCCCGGCGGGAGAGAACTTAGCCAAACGGCTGGAGTCCAAGGCGAGACGGTACTCTCGGCTGATAAAAATCGGCCGGACTCACATGCAGGACGCCACGCCGGTGACGCTAGGGCAGGAAATCGGCGGCTGGGCGGCGTCGGTCCGTCGGGACTTGGGAATGATCGCCACGTCGCTGGAGCTCCTTAGGCCGCTGGCGCTCGGCGGAACGGCTGTGGGAACTGGGCTGAACGCGCCGGCCAATTTCGGCCTGCTCGTGGCTACCGAACTGACCGAGTTTTTAGGCACTCGAATCCTGTCGGAGCGGAACAAGTTTCACGCCCTGTCGAGCCGTGGCGAGCTGTGCGCCTTCCACGGGGTCGTGCGGACGCTGGCGGCTGACGTATTCAAGATCGCCTGCGACGTACGGCTGTTGGCCTCCGGTCCGCGGTGTGGTTTCGGCGAGCTGGTGCTGCCGGCCAACGAGCCGGGCAGTTCGATTATGCCCGGCAAGGTGAACCCCACCCAGTGCGAGGCCATTACCCAGATCGCCATTCAGATCATGGCCAACGACGTGGCGGTATCGATCGCTTCGTCGCAGGGCGCGCTGGAGCTCAACACCTACATGCCTCTGTTGGCCCGCAACGTGCTGTCCAGCTGTCAGCTGCTGGCTGACGGCATGCAGAGCTTTGCCGAGCGCTGCATCGTCGGCATAACGGCGAACGAGAAGCAGATCAGCCGTTTCGTCGGGCAGAGCCTGATGGTTGCGACGGCGCTTACTCCCGTGCTGGGATACGAAAAAGTGGCCGCTCTGGCCAAGTTGGCGTACGAGAACGACTCGTCCATTCGTGAAACCGTGCTGGCCGACGGCGCCTTGACGGCAGAGCAGTACGACCAGCTGATGATGATGGACCGGCTTGTTGGCCGTTCCATGGGCCGCAGCAAGGGCCGAGGCGCCAGGTTATGA
- the nikR gene encoding nickel-responsive transcriptional regulator NikR, protein MDKTQKTDDDQLIRFGVAVPESLLKLFDKRFHKQGVPTRSEALRQLIRDFVTADTWQSGQGEVYGSITITYNHNTREAGTKMTEIQHHYKDVILCTTHIHANERGCLEVIMLRGPVPRVKKLIEEMRSLKAILSLTPVVRALV, encoded by the coding sequence GTGGACAAAACTCAAAAGACAGACGACGACCAGCTGATTCGCTTCGGCGTCGCCGTGCCGGAGAGCCTGCTGAAGCTCTTCGACAAGCGGTTTCACAAACAGGGCGTTCCTACCCGCTCAGAAGCCCTTCGGCAACTGATACGGGACTTTGTCACCGCCGACACGTGGCAGAGCGGACAGGGTGAAGTGTACGGAAGCATCACCATCACGTACAATCACAACACCCGCGAGGCTGGGACTAAAATGACCGAGATCCAGCACCACTACAAAGACGTTATCCTCTGCACCACCCACATTCACGCCAACGAACGGGGCTGCTTGGAGGTCATCATGCTGCGGGGGCCGGTTCCTCGAGTCAAAAAGCTCATCGAAGAGATGCGCTCCCTCAAGGCCATTCTGAGTTTAACTCCCGTCGTCCGGGCCCTCGTTTAA
- a CDS encoding M20 family metallopeptidase: MEYSELVRSIGKWLSETYRAFHRTPELDRHLPQTKARIEAVAAEIGVPLRECAGGLVAFLPGGGGAGIVLRADMDALPVTEATGLPWSSQIPGQMHACGHDAHVTMALGALKLLKGRKLPGPLTVCFQPAEETTGGAKPMIDAGAAGRAGMAFALHVAPWLDVGIVGAASGAVLASSDTFSVTISGRGGHGASPHLAVDPVVAACRAVDALQTVVSRTSRPSDGVVVTVGSFHAGSAGNVIPEDARFDGIIRTLSRDGRVRAKEAVRRVAEYTANSCGASAAVSFVESYPAVINDPRAVQLVQAVARRCGVQSVTPPEPSMTCDDFAYFCQALPSCYAHLGCRHPGETDAAGLHSSRFRLDESCLPLGTALLCELAAAGAPCE, translated from the coding sequence ATGGAGTACAGCGAACTGGTCCGGTCAATCGGCAAATGGCTGTCCGAAACGTACCGGGCGTTTCATCGGACGCCTGAGTTGGACCGTCATCTGCCCCAGACGAAAGCTCGAATAGAAGCCGTCGCGGCCGAAATAGGCGTGCCGCTGCGCGAGTGCGCCGGCGGGCTTGTCGCGTTCCTGCCGGGCGGCGGCGGGGCTGGAATCGTCCTGCGGGCCGATATGGACGCCCTGCCGGTTACTGAGGCCACAGGCCTGCCGTGGTCGTCCCAAATTCCCGGGCAGATGCACGCCTGCGGGCACGACGCCCACGTGACCATGGCGCTGGGCGCTTTAAAACTGCTGAAGGGGCGGAAGCTTCCCGGTCCGCTGACGGTTTGCTTTCAGCCTGCCGAGGAGACGACCGGCGGGGCCAAGCCGATGATCGACGCGGGGGCGGCGGGCCGCGCCGGCATGGCGTTTGCCCTGCACGTGGCGCCTTGGCTGGACGTCGGCATCGTCGGCGCCGCTAGCGGCGCCGTGCTGGCCTCGTCGGATACCTTTTCGGTGACTATTTCCGGCCGAGGCGGCCATGGCGCGTCGCCTCACTTGGCAGTTGACCCGGTCGTGGCGGCCTGTCGAGCCGTCGACGCGCTGCAGACCGTCGTCAGCCGGACGAGCCGGCCGTCTGACGGCGTTGTCGTCACGGTTGGCAGCTTCCACGCCGGAAGCGCCGGCAACGTCATTCCCGAGGACGCTCGATTTGACGGGATCATTCGCACCCTGTCGCGGGACGGCCGGGTTCGGGCGAAAGAGGCGGTTCGCCGGGTCGCCGAGTACACCGCCAATTCATGCGGAGCCAGCGCGGCCGTCTCGTTCGTCGAAAGCTATCCAGCGGTGATCAACGACCCTCGGGCCGTTCAGCTGGTTCAGGCGGTGGCCCGCCGCTGCGGGGTTCAGTCCGTGACACCGCCGGAGCCGTCGATGACCTGCGACGACTTCGCCTACTTCTGTCAGGCTCTGCCAAGCTGTTACGCCCACTTAGGCTGCCGTCATCCAGGCGAAACGGACGCCGCGGGGCTTCACAGCTCTCGTTTCCGGCTCGACGAGTCGTGTCTGCCTCTGGGAACGGCGCTGCTGTGCGAGCTGGCTGCCGCCGGCGCGCCTTGCGAATGA
- a CDS encoding flavodoxin gives MKIGVFYGSTTGVTQEAAETIAEKLGADVKNVAEAEASDFDGYDVLVLGSSTWGLGDLQDDWADFLPKVASSNLSGKKIALFACGDQVGYSDTFGDAIAEIHDQLASSGAAFIGAWPADGYEGTGRALKDGKFVGLMLDDNNQSDQTADRISGWVDQIKGEMA, from the coding sequence ATGAAAATCGGAGTCTTTTACGGCAGCACCACTGGCGTAACCCAAGAAGCGGCGGAAACGATCGCTGAAAAGCTCGGCGCCGACGTGAAGAACGTCGCGGAGGCTGAGGCTTCTGATTTTGACGGTTATGATGTGCTGGTTCTCGGCAGCTCCACGTGGGGGCTGGGAGATCTTCAGGACGACTGGGCCGATTTTCTGCCCAAAGTCGCCAGCAGCAATCTGTCCGGCAAAAAAATCGCCCTGTTCGCCTGCGGCGATCAGGTGGGCTACAGCGACACCTTCGGCGACGCCATCGCCGAAATCCACGATCAGCTGGCTTCGTCCGGCGCGGCCTTCATCGGCGCGTGGCCGGCGGACGGCTATGAGGGAACCGGCCGGGCTCTGAAGGACGGCAAGTTCGTTGGCCTCATGCTGGACGACAACAACCAGTCTGACCAGACGGCTGATCGGATCAGCGGCTGGGTCGATCAGATCAAGGGAGAAATGGCGTAA
- the msrB gene encoding peptide-methionine (R)-S-oxide reductase MsrB, translating to MANAEVKTIYLAGGCFWGLEAYLSNLPGVVDTEVGYANGLNKAPSYQEVCTGLTGHAETVRARYDDQVIGLERLVSLFLSVIDPTSVNRQGGDVGTQYRTGVYYENEADRPQIQLAFDAAARQLGQPLAVELKPLENFFPAEDYHQDYLKKNPGGYCHIPRSLIEDAAKTVPETRAYVRPSDEELRKKLSPLSAHVMLENGTEAPFDNEYWKTDEPGIYVDAATGEPLFSSRDKFDSGCGWPAFSAPIEGSAVHERVDASHGMIRTEVRSRAGDLHLGHVFEDGPKDKGGLRYCINSAAVRFIPLSKMDEEGYGAWKDKVK from the coding sequence ATGGCAAACGCAGAAGTGAAGACGATTTATCTTGCCGGAGGCTGTTTTTGGGGACTTGAAGCGTACCTGTCAAATCTCCCCGGCGTGGTGGATACAGAGGTCGGTTATGCCAACGGCCTGAACAAGGCGCCCAGCTATCAGGAGGTCTGCACCGGGCTGACCGGTCACGCTGAAACCGTCAGAGCCCGATACGACGATCAGGTCATCGGCTTGGAACGGCTCGTCTCGCTGTTCCTGTCGGTCATCGACCCCACGTCGGTGAACCGTCAGGGCGGCGACGTGGGAACCCAGTACCGAACCGGCGTGTACTACGAAAACGAGGCCGACCGGCCCCAGATTCAGCTCGCCTTTGACGCCGCGGCCCGGCAGCTCGGCCAGCCGCTGGCAGTGGAGCTCAAGCCGTTGGAGAACTTCTTCCCGGCCGAGGACTACCACCAGGACTACCTGAAAAAGAATCCCGGCGGCTACTGCCATATCCCCCGTTCGCTCATCGAAGACGCGGCCAAGACCGTCCCGGAGACGCGCGCCTACGTCCGGCCGAGTGACGAAGAACTTCGCAAAAAATTGAGCCCCCTGTCGGCTCACGTGATGCTTGAAAACGGCACGGAAGCTCCGTTTGACAACGAATACTGGAAGACCGACGAACCGGGAATCTACGTGGACGCCGCGACCGGCGAGCCGCTCTTCTCGTCCCGGGACAAGTTCGACTCCGGCTGCGGCTGGCCTGCGTTCTCGGCCCCGATAGAGGGGAGCGCCGTTCACGAGCGGGTTGACGCGTCCCACGGCATGATCCGGACGGAAGTGCGGAGCCGGGCCGGAGACCTTCACCTCGGCCACGTGTTTGAGGACGGCCCGAAGGATAAAGGCGGCCTGCGGTACTGCATCAACAGCGCGGCGGTCCGCTTTATCCCGCTGTCCAAAATGGACGAGGAAGGCTACGGCGCTTGGAAGGACAAAGTAAAGTAA
- a CDS encoding prolyl-tRNA synthetase associated domain-containing protein, which produces MTRGEVEAWLKEKGIPFEVTEHEPVFTIEEMERLGLTKLGTVCKNLFLRDGKGTKHFLVVMREDRRADLKRLSAQLNASRLSFASAERLMKYLGLTQGAVTPLGILNDASHQVIVVLDKGLLGEKRLGIHPCENTATLWISCPDLLKVVELCGNPLIEENFD; this is translated from the coding sequence ATGACGCGCGGCGAAGTTGAAGCGTGGCTGAAAGAAAAAGGAATCCCGTTTGAGGTGACCGAACACGAGCCGGTGTTCACCATCGAGGAGATGGAGCGTTTAGGCCTGACGAAGCTGGGAACGGTCTGCAAGAACCTGTTCCTTCGGGACGGCAAGGGGACGAAGCACTTTTTAGTCGTCATGCGGGAGGACCGGCGGGCCGACCTGAAACGGCTGTCCGCCCAGCTGAACGCGTCTCGCCTCAGTTTTGCGTCGGCCGAGCGGCTGATGAAGTACTTAGGGCTGACCCAAGGGGCGGTCACGCCGCTGGGAATTTTAAACGACGCGTCCCATCAGGTCATTGTTGTGTTGGATAAAGGGCTTCTCGGCGAAAAGCGGCTGGGTATTCACCCGTGCGAGAACACCGCCACGCTGTGGATCAGCTGTCCTGACCTGCTGAAGGTTGTCGAACTCTGCGGCAACCCGCTGATCGAAGAGAACTTTGACTGA
- a CDS encoding tripartite tricarboxylate transporter permease, whose translation MLSLLTQACLTLLQWKVLAAIFVGTASGIVIGAIPGLTATMAVALLIPVTFGMDPVVGLALMGGVYSGGMYGGAISSVLLSTPGTPAAAATAFDGYPMTRKGEGGKAIAVATVASFWGGIISTLALLFVAPPLARVALEFGPPEYFLLAILGLSSIVTLTSGNLLKGLISGCLGLLVALVGTDPIDGYIRFSGGFIELFEGVSFMPALIGLFSVSQILELTSETHILQLEADPNSLKRSKLPKGLGGTIARGGLIGTIVGILPGAGATISAFISYNLAKQIDKEPETFGTGNPKGVAASESANNGCVGGSLVPLLTLGIPGNSVAAALMGGLMIHNLIPGPELFTRFGGVTYAFILSLFLANVVFLVLGLYCAPIFARVATAPNAVLIPAIAVLSVVGSYAIQNSMFDVGLMLAFGVAGYFLKRAGFDLGAIVLGLILGPIAELGFGQSLAISGGSFAIFFDRPVSLVLWALIVLLLVPAFIKKRRRAPKA comes from the coding sequence ATGTTGAGTCTGCTGACGCAAGCCTGTCTTACCCTCCTGCAGTGGAAGGTCCTGGCGGCAATTTTCGTCGGAACGGCGTCGGGCATCGTCATCGGCGCGATTCCTGGCCTGACCGCCACAATGGCCGTGGCCCTGCTGATACCAGTGACGTTCGGCATGGACCCGGTCGTCGGCCTCGCCCTGATGGGCGGTGTGTACTCCGGCGGCATGTACGGCGGGGCGATTTCGTCGGTTCTGCTTTCCACGCCCGGAACGCCCGCGGCGGCGGCGACGGCGTTTGACGGCTACCCGATGACCCGGAAGGGCGAGGGCGGCAAGGCCATTGCCGTGGCGACGGTCGCCAGCTTCTGGGGCGGCATCATCTCCACGCTCGCGCTACTGTTCGTCGCGCCGCCTCTGGCCCGGGTGGCGCTCGAGTTCGGACCGCCGGAGTACTTCCTGCTGGCGATCCTCGGCCTGTCCAGCATCGTCACGCTCACGTCAGGCAACCTGCTCAAGGGGCTTATTTCGGGCTGTCTTGGGCTGCTGGTCGCGCTGGTAGGGACCGACCCAATTGACGGGTACATTCGTTTTTCCGGCGGCTTCATCGAGCTGTTTGAGGGCGTGTCGTTCATGCCCGCGCTCATCGGGCTGTTCTCGGTGAGCCAAATTCTGGAGCTCACGTCTGAGACTCATATCCTGCAGCTGGAAGCCGATCCGAATTCGCTCAAGCGGTCCAAACTGCCCAAAGGTCTGGGCGGAACGATCGCCCGAGGCGGCCTGATCGGCACCATCGTCGGCATCCTGCCCGGAGCCGGCGCGACGATTTCGGCGTTCATCTCCTACAACTTGGCCAAGCAGATCGACAAGGAGCCGGAGACGTTCGGCACCGGGAACCCCAAAGGCGTCGCGGCATCGGAGAGCGCCAACAACGGCTGTGTCGGCGGGTCGCTGGTGCCCCTGCTCACGCTGGGAATCCCCGGCAACTCGGTGGCGGCCGCTCTCATGGGCGGGCTGATGATTCACAACCTCATTCCTGGGCCGGAGCTCTTCACCCGGTTCGGCGGGGTGACCTACGCGTTTATCCTGTCGCTGTTCTTGGCCAACGTGGTCTTTCTCGTGCTGGGGCTCTACTGCGCCCCAATTTTTGCCCGAGTGGCCACCGCGCCCAACGCGGTGCTCATTCCGGCGATCGCCGTTCTGTCCGTCGTGGGCAGCTATGCCATTCAGAACAGCATGTTCGACGTGGGGCTCATGCTGGCGTTCGGCGTGGCAGGGTATTTCCTCAAGCGGGCCGGGTTTGACCTAGGAGCCATCGTGCTTGGGCTGATCCTTGGCCCGATTGCCGAGCTCGGGTTCGGCCAGTCGCTGGCCATTTCCGGCGGGTCTTTTGCGATTTTCTTCGACCGGCCGGTCAGTCTGGTCCTCTGGGCCCTGATCGTCCTGCTGCTGGTGCCGGCGTTCATTAAAAAGCGCCGTCGGGCCCCAAAGGCCTGA
- a CDS encoding tripartite tricarboxylate transporter TctB family protein, protein MNKKTLDILSGAAGILLAAAIFMAAALFPQSAARSARYVKFLSCVMGVLCAVLVGSAAFSRRNAEPIRWIKARRPFWLALVATVAYAAAMNWLGFYLSSGLYVIALGWGLGYRRPVSLFLSAAILLLVIWGVFERFLVVPIPRGIWGF, encoded by the coding sequence ATGAATAAAAAAACCCTCGACATCCTGAGCGGAGCCGCGGGGATTCTTCTGGCGGCGGCCATATTCATGGCCGCCGCTTTGTTCCCTCAAAGCGCCGCGCGCTCGGCTCGGTACGTCAAGTTCCTGTCCTGCGTGATGGGCGTCCTGTGCGCCGTCTTGGTGGGAAGCGCGGCCTTTTCCCGGCGCAACGCTGAGCCGATTCGGTGGATTAAGGCTCGGCGGCCCTTCTGGCTGGCTTTGGTCGCTACGGTCGCCTACGCGGCGGCTATGAACTGGCTGGGTTTTTACCTGTCCAGCGGACTGTACGTGATCGCCCTCGGCTGGGGGCTTGGGTACCGCCGGCCGGTCAGCTTGTTCCTGTCAGCGGCGATCCTTCTGCTGGTCATCTGGGGCGTGTTCGAGCGCTTCCTCGTCGTCCCGATCCCTCGGGGAATATGGGGGTTCTGA
- a CDS encoding tripartite tricarboxylate transporter substrate binding protein, producing MKKRSIALGLLTALALPAMALAAYPEKPISVIVPSTAGGGTDTMARIVAKFAEPLLGQPMVIVNKPGAGGQIGFEAIARAKADGYTIGCLYTPHLTAHVSDKRAGYTNDSFYAIANVVTDPGILVVPANSPFKTMADMVAAAKAEGAHLTAGTSGPGGDDDFARGMTEESCGIKLTPVPSKGSSDAKATVMGGHVDMSFMNVSQVEAQIKSGDLRALAVLTKARVAELPDVPTALEQGYDGIFSDSSRGFAAPAGVSDEVKAKLDEVFAAVMKDPEFLKAAEGQLQLNVMDHAAYAEYLAEQQKMTDRQFEVNPW from the coding sequence ATGAAAAAACGTTCCATCGCTTTAGGGCTCCTGACCGCTCTTGCACTGCCGGCTATGGCCTTGGCCGCCTACCCGGAAAAGCCAATTTCAGTCATCGTCCCGTCCACCGCCGGTGGCGGCACCGACACGATGGCCCGCATCGTGGCCAAGTTCGCCGAACCGCTGCTGGGTCAGCCGATGGTGATCGTCAACAAGCCAGGCGCTGGCGGGCAGATCGGTTTTGAGGCGATTGCCAGAGCAAAAGCCGACGGCTACACGATTGGCTGTCTGTACACGCCTCACCTGACCGCTCACGTCTCCGACAAGCGGGCCGGGTACACCAATGACAGCTTCTACGCGATCGCCAACGTGGTGACCGACCCGGGCATTCTCGTCGTCCCGGCGAACAGTCCCTTCAAGACCATGGCCGATATGGTGGCGGCGGCGAAGGCCGAGGGCGCTCACCTGACTGCCGGAACGTCCGGCCCGGGCGGCGACGACGATTTCGCCCGGGGAATGACCGAGGAATCCTGCGGCATCAAGCTGACGCCCGTGCCGTCCAAGGGATCGTCGGACGCGAAAGCGACCGTCATGGGCGGTCACGTCGATATGTCGTTCATGAACGTGTCGCAGGTGGAAGCTCAGATCAAGTCGGGCGACCTTCGCGCCCTAGCCGTGCTGACCAAGGCGCGGGTTGCCGAGCTGCCTGACGTCCCCACCGCTTTGGAGCAGGGGTATGACGGGATTTTCTCCGACTCGTCCCGCGGTTTTGCCGCGCCCGCCGGCGTGTCCGACGAGGTCAAGGCGAAGCTGGACGAGGTATTTGCCGCGGTCATGAAGGATCCTGAGTTCCTGAAAGCCGCCGAAGGACAGCTTCAGCTGAACGTCATGGATCACGCTGCCTACGCGGAGTACTTGGCCGAGCAGCAGAAGATGACGGACAGACAATTCGAGGTCAACCCCTGGTAA
- a CDS encoding YhcH/YjgK/YiaL family protein, whose translation MICCHLDDAGFYEALGPGLVQAVSFLRRPWEDERFSSVRALADLPVGKWPLDGERLFVSVEEPLTRPADLTPLESHRRFVDLQMTLLGEERMIWRPLGGLTSRGEWDLARDIRFYEPCPEGSIVDASDGRMVLFFPHDGHGPLVAPKTPAKIKKLVVKISWALLNLKG comes from the coding sequence ATGATCTGCTGTCATCTGGACGACGCTGGGTTCTACGAGGCTCTTGGCCCCGGGCTGGTTCAAGCGGTATCTTTTCTGCGGCGGCCGTGGGAAGACGAGCGTTTTTCGTCCGTCAGGGCGCTCGCCGATCTGCCGGTCGGCAAGTGGCCTTTGGACGGCGAAAGACTTTTCGTGTCGGTGGAGGAGCCTTTGACCCGGCCAGCGGATTTGACGCCGCTGGAAAGCCACAGGCGCTTCGTGGACTTGCAGATGACGCTTCTCGGAGAGGAGCGGATGATCTGGCGCCCGCTCGGGGGACTGACGTCTCGGGGCGAGTGGGATTTGGCCCGGGACATTCGGTTTTATGAGCCCTGCCCTGAAGGCTCAATCGTCGACGCCTCTGACGGACGAATGGTCCTCTTTTTCCCTCACGACGGCCACGGCCCGCTCGTGGCGCCGAAGACCCCAGCGAAGATTAAGAAGCTGGTTGTCAAAATCAGCTGGGCCCTGTTGAACTTGAAGGGCTGA